The genomic segment GCCAGATTCAGAGCCCCTGTCTCAAGAGAGGCAAGATGCCTCTGACAAGACCAGCAGTCTTGTGTGTCTCTTGCACCATCCGCTTGCCTGCTCCAACACCCCCCAGTTGGTGATTTGGGAAGGCACAGCCTCTTCAGAGGCACCCACCTGCTGACACAGTCCCGCTGGGCTCTCATCAGAAACAGCATCAACCTAAAGGAGTGTTTGGTGTTGATCTGACATCTGTGCCTCTCTCCTTGCAGCCTCTGTCCAGGTCCCCTGGGAGCGAGCCATTTCCCCCAACAAAGTGCCATACTACATCAAGTGAGTGTGCTCCCAACTGCAGCCCATGGTCTTCTCTGGCCCAGTGGGAACAGGAATTGGGGACCAATTAGGAGCGGGGGGTAGTGAGTGGAGTGTGCTCACTGGCATGCAGCAGCCCCAGTGTCTGCAGGCACTATGGGACTTGCTCCCAGGGCCAGCCAggtcctttttttaatctctcatGGCAGCTGCTTAATTCCCAGCTTGACTCttggtttccttctttttttcttccagccacCAGGCCCAGACAACATGCTGGGACCACCCGAAGATGACGGAGTTGTACCAGACGCTGGGTAAGGAGGCTGCCACAAAACCATTCGAGTAGCATCCACCTTTTTGCAGCGTGGGGTGCTATGTGAGATACCCCCAGCCCACCTGCTCCCTTCTGTGGCACAGGGCCCCCCAGAGCAATGGGGTGCGACCccctgccaggctctgcccctcctcctcccgcaCGCACACTGCTTctgctggtggggctggtgTCTGGGAACTGGAACTGCTGCTTCCTGCCCTGGAGATAAAGATGTCAAGCTgtggttttattcttcttttcctgtgttattGCAGCGGATTTGAACAACATCAAGTTCTCAGCATATCGCACAGCTATGAAACTACGACGGGTGCAAAAAGCCCTGCGATGTGAGTGCGGGAATTATTTCCCTCCTGCTGGGTCTCCCTCGATAAAGGCATTAAAATAACACAAACTTTTATCAGCACATCAAAGGCAGGAGCCCACCAGGGGACAGGTAGCTGAGGCGAGAAGTGCTAGGAAGATGAGTTTGTGGCTGGGAAGCTGAGCAAATCCACCTGTGATGTGTCTGTGTCAGCACTTCTCTTTGCAGGCTTAGGGTGGAAATGCCTCAAGGGCAGGTGTAGTCAAAGGGATTTGAGAACAAAGTGGTCCAGCTCAGAGTTACAAAGCTGTGGGATCAGGCAGGGGCTCACCCAGGAGCTCCAAGGgagcccagagaagctgtggatgtaaccaagagcagaaagcagccttGCTGGCAGGGGCAGCAGAGGGCTCTACTACttaaagaggaggaagggagcaaATAAACCTGACTTCTGCACTGTTGCTAAAATTCCAGTTAAAACAAGGATTAATAAGCCAAGTGAATATGATGCGATAGGAGTTCAACACTATGCGTGGCTCTCCGAGAGGCAGCTGGTCCTTGGAAACAGCTGAGGAGTTTCTGGGGGAATCGGTGAGCAGGCAGATGGGAATTTGATAGATGCGGCCTCCTCGGCTGCTGGAGAGCTTTTGGCAAGGCCTCTTGCCTAAGGCTCTGTCAAAATTAAAGAGCGGCAGGATGAGGGAAAACCCCCTCCTGAATTAATTGTTCCTGACAAGGAGGAGATACAGCCAGGTGGCAGCGGGGTCCCAGGCAGACCTGTGCTCCTTGATATCTTGTGAAAGGCCTGGAAGAAGGCAATGAGTGAGGGTGAGAGTAGGTTTGGTACTCGAGGGAGTTGAACCCTGGCTGTATAGTAGTTTCAATGACACTGTGGTGACCAGGCTGTCCCATACCGAGGGACATTCAGGGCTGATGTAATGCAAATGGGGGAAAGCAGCAGTTAGCTTTCGCCACCCTGCAAAGATGtccatgcagcagcagccgcaGAAACACCAGGCATGGTGAGGAAAAgggcagaaagcaaagcagaccCCTTCTGTGTGCTGCTTGTGCATCTTTGGTTGCCTGTCTCTTGCATCTCACATGCTGCACTGACGCCTTCTTCCCAGCCCAGAAATGACGTGGAAGAATGTGAATAAGTGCTTCTTGTTCAAGACGTACTTGAGAAGGGCGAGGAAGCTGCCTTGGAGGAAGCTGCCAAGGCAGTTTCCCCATGATGAGATGTTTGGTGGAGAGAGTGGCCACGTAGGAAAGAGGCAGCGTGGGACATGTCAGAGCCATATGCAGTCATGGGCAGTGTGGACGTGAGGGTGAGCAGGAGTGATGCTCACTGGCGTGTGAATTTGGGATCCCAGTGCAACTGTCGGTAGCTTTGACAGGAAAAGGGAGGACTCTTCCACAGAGTGAAGTTACAGTGTGGAAATGGCACATGATCCCCTGGGCACTGAGAACATAAATGGTCTCAGAAATGGAAAgactttcaggaaagaaagattaCTAGCTGCTAAACACAGAAGTGCATACAACCTGCTGACATAGAAATCTGAAAGCAGGGTAGCCAGGGTAGCTCATGCTGTCCTAGCCCCGTTTTAGGTTTGTGCCTCGACACCCGCTGCTGGTCAGAGCTGGAGACAGGACTGCTCCACCTCTGGGCAGCTGCTCGTAGGGTCTGTGTGGCTCTGTGCCCCCTCACCTCCCCACGCCAGCCCCACAGGGACCCGGCACATGCAGAGGCCAGCTCTGGCTGCCAGCCTCTCCGCACAGTGCCTTTCATGGGTAGCGTTTTCGTGGCCATGGCTGGCCACAGCAACAGGGAAGGAAGGTCACACAGAATGGTGGCTCAAGTTGACTATAGGTGGAGATGTGGGTATTTTAGGAGGGGTTTATGGGTGGGAAAGCAATTCTGGGAGCTGTGCCCATCCTGCCAGGATCTTCCCCACCACAGTGGGGCTGGCACTGTCCCAGGTCAGGGCAGGGCTGTGTCTCCCTCTTCTTGGTTCTCActtctcctgttttcctctctgcctctgttCCCTCCATCTGTGCTTTCTGTGCAGTGGACATGGTAACCCTGGCCACAGCCTTGGAAATCTTCAATGAGCATGACCTGCAGCCCAGTGACCGGGCAATGGACGTGGTGGAGGTCATCCACTGCCTGACTGCCCTCTacgagaggctggaggaggagcgGGGCATCCTGGTGAATGTGCCACTCTGTGTGGACATGAGCCTCAACTGGCTGCTGAATGTCTTTGACAGGTACCACTCCCTCGGCGTCCCCCTGAGCTGTGAGGTTGCCATGCTTGGAAAGAAACCTCCGTGCTGCTATTccagctggcagtgctgcaaaAAGGCCCTGGCCACTAGTGAGGGGGCTGCCTGGTGCAGGCTTGCCTTGCTGACCCCCCTGCataaaaaaaactccaaaacatttgcaaatcTGTGCAATATCTCGCCTTGCAGTGGCCGCAGTGGGAAGATGAGGGCACTCTCCTTCAAGACAGGCATTGCATGTCTGTGCGGGACAGAGGTCAAGGAGAAGTTTCAGTGTAAGTTCCCCCATCTCCCTCCCCCAGGTCCTGGTGTGGAGTAATCTGGGGAAAGCGGGAGTACTTTTGTTTCCTGGCTTAGCCTTCtttgcacagaaaaagcagagaaacagcttttctgcagtGACTAATCTGCTTGCATCACcacccctgcctccctccccaggccTACGCCGCCTGAATTAGGAGGCATTTTTGCAGACTGACTGGTGCTGCGGTGATCTTGCTTGCATGGCACTATAAGGAACACTGCAGAGAAGGCAAACAGGCAACAGTTATTCAGTGcttcccagaaggaaaaaaacctggggGTGCATGGCTGGGAAGTAGGTTTCAGATAAATTAAAGGAAGCCCCTTTCCTCATTGCGTTTTAACTATGGTACTCTCTGCCATGGGGTACCATGGAGGGGTTAGCATAGGGAGCACCAAGGGGTTAAATAAAGGGATTGGGCAGATTCATAGAGGAAAGGCCAGCTGTGGCTGTTAAAGAAGTGATGTATGTAACCTCTGTCTCAAGAAGATTCTAAACTCCTTGTTACTGGGAGCTGGAAGGATACTGGTAAAGGTTACTTAATCATAGCTCAGTTTTTCCCTCTTATTTGAGCTCCCTGCCAGAGACAGGCAGTGGGGTCCCTGGTCTGATCCACACACCGCTCCCCTGTGCCTGTGTCCTGCCTGGTGTATTGAAAGCATCAGCCATGTCTCTAACGGGGCTATGTGTCTGTCCTGCTGGCAGATCTCTTCAGCCAAGTGGCAAACGCCGGGGGACTGTGTGACCAGCGGCACCTTGGCGTCCTGCTCTACGAGGCCATCCAGGTCCCGCGCCAGCTGGGGGAGGTGGCGGCGTTCGGGGGCAGCAATGTGGAGCCCAGCATCCGGAGCTGCTTCCGCTTTGTGAGTAGGGTGCCATGGCCTGTGCcatcccctctgcagcagctgtgctggggagaggctCCTGGAGGTGATGAGGAGCTTGCACTCCATCACAGCTGGGTcccagctctgagcagccccttcctctcccctccccagagcAACGGGAAGCCTGCCATCGAGGCATCCCAGTTCCTGGAATGGGCCAACCTGGAGCCGCAGTCCATGGTGTGGCTGGCCGTGCTGCACCGGGTGACCATGGCTGAGCAGGTGAAGCACCAGACCAAGTGCTCCGTCTGCCGGCAGTGCCCCATCAAGGGCTTCAGGTAGGGGTTGTGATATGGGACCTTGGCCCCCAAGGGAAGTACATGGTGTCCTGCAGGAGGGAGCTGAatttgctctgtgctgttgGGGGAACCtagagctctgcagcagcagtgtttcAGGCAGGTCAGACCAGGtgccagcagagaggaaggagcaggctgCTCTTCTGGGGACTTCAGCCATCAGCAGTGTGGGTTCAGTGGGGTGTGAGAGCAACACAGACCACCTCTGTCCCCTGCTGAGCTCTTCTTGGGCTCCGAAATGATGTGTCTTTGCTGATTCTCACTGCCTCCCTATGGCCTCTTGATCTTCCAGGTATCGGAGCCTGAAGCAGTTCAATGTGGATATCTGCCAGACTTGCTTCCTCACTGGGCGAGCCAGCAAGGGCAACAAGCTGCACTACCCCATCATGGAGTACTATACCCCGGTATGGagctgggcttggctgggaAGGTCTTGGCTCAGAGCAGGTCCCCATCGACAGCAGCAGCCTTGTGATGTTTAGGCTGGTGCAGCCCCAGAAGTGGATCCCTTGTACGTTTTTGTTCCCCTCCACATGCTGGAGGTTGCCTGTGTCCCTGCTATTCTGGGGCTCGTGGTGAGTGGGATGCGTGGCACCCACTGATGCCCAGCTTGGCTTGTGCCAGGCCCCGTGACAGGCTGACAGAGCTGCCGTGTGCCCTTCTTGCTTCCTCAGTTGTGTCTGCCTCTTCCTCCATGGACCTCGTGCCCAGCCTGAAGGGACTTCTTTCCTGCGGATGCTGACCTTTGGTCCCCGACTTTTCCTTAAGCAGCACCTTGGTAATGTTTGTGTCTCTGCAGACCACGTCCAGTGAGAACATGAGAGACTTTGCCACAACGCTGAAGAACAAGTTTCGGTCCAAGCAGTACTTCAGCAAGCACCCACAGAGAGGTTACCTGCCTGTCCAGTCTGTACTCGAGGCTGACTTCTCTGAGACGTGAGTTGGCTGCGCCCTGGGCTGTGTCTTTCGACCCTGCCTGATATGTGGGCTCCATGGATGGAAGCAGTATCTCAGCTGTGAGACAGGGCTCCAGTGggagggctggagggggcacTTGCTCTGGGGGTGATATGGCACCTAGTTCTTGGAGGAGCAGAGATTTCAGtctccctctccagcctgtccctggCTCTTCTCAGCCCAGCTGAGACCAGGGCAGCCTCTCCAAGGCCTAGCTTTGAGCGAGGACTGCCAAGCCTTGCTGACCAGTGTGCGTCTCTTCCAGACCAGCCTCCTCCCCGATGTTACCACATGCCGACACCCACTCCCGGATCGAGCACTTTGCCAGCAGGTATCGCCACTGGGCACTGCTTTCACGCCAGGGCACAGAGCATGACTCCGATGGGTGTGGAGGGGTTTCGGGGCAGATGCATGGTGAGCTCCTGCTGCCCGCAGCCCTCTCCACGCTTCCCAGCATGCTGCCTGGCAGGCAGAGGCTTGTTGTGGTGGCTCAGGATGTAGTGCTGTTGGGAAGAGGCCGCTGCAGGGCCAGGCAAACCTGCCTGCACCACTTTGCTCCTGCCTGGGACATGGCTGATGCCACGCAAATTGGCAGCAAACATCATGCATTTGATAGCAGATGTCTTAGTGATGAAGCAGCCTCCATGTAccctcctgctcttcccagtATGAGCCGCTGGTTGGATTCTCACCAGGCAAATCCCTCAATGTCTTGCTCTGCCTGTGTGCTCACCAGTGCTGCTTGCACGCTTCCCATTGCTGCTGCCTTGTGGTTTGCAATGCCTCTGCCCTCACCATGGGTCCAGGCAGAGTGGGGACCCAAGGAGCACAGGGAGCCTGTAGCTCAGGCCCTAGGCTGGAGCTGGTATGCTTTCACCCCTTTCCTTTGCTTATGTGAGAGGAGGCTGAGCTGGCTGCATGGCAGCAGCCCTTTATTCCAGAGACTGTCACCCCAGAGCAGCAGTgtcttgttttctaaaaaggCAAAACTCTCTAGAGCCTGTAAAGAGGGGCAGACTGGTGCAGGCCAGCTGGGAGACCCTGCCAGAGAGGGTCTTGCAGGGGCTGCCGTAAGTAGGGTGCGTTGAGCAGACATTCAGGGTGTCTCTGACCATATCTCAacctgtttctctctcctccaggcttGCAGAGATGGAAAGCCAGAACTGTTCCTTCTTCAACGACAGCCTGTCCCCTGACGATAGCCTGTGAGTTCggcctcctttccctcctcctcacttCCTGCTGAGTCAGGGCTCCTGTGGCTCCATCCTTGACTAGCCAGGGcacagaaatgctttccttcccagctccttTAAGTCTGAGGCTCTTCGGCACCCCCAGCTACCCAGGGGTACTGAGCCACTTCTGACCTCTAGACCTGGAGCAGCCAGAATGAGCTCCCATATGAAACCACCTCCTTCCAGGCTGTCCTTCCCCAAGGGCACACAAATCCTGTGAGACTGATGTTCCTCACTAAGGTGTTTCTCCACCTGCTGCAACAGGGATGAGGACCAGTATCTGCTGCGCCATTCCAGCCCCATCACTGACAGAGAGCCTGGCGTCAGCCAGCAGGTTCCGGGAAGCCTCAACATGGATGACAAGGGAGAGCTGGAGCGAATCCTGGCCCACTTAGAGGATGAAAACAGGTAGGGGCATGGGCAACTCTGAAAGTGAGGTTTATAACTtaaggggaaggggctggagaaGCATGGCAGAGCTCAGAGTGGAGCCAGGGGATagctgctgggctggaggtgggGATCGGAGGAGCTGAGTGGGCTGGTTTGGAGGGTGTCTAGGCTGAGCCCTGAAACCTTCATGGGAGCACTTGGTGAGGGTGTGCTCTCCAAGGAAGGGAGAAGACTCTGTTCCCCAAAATGTTTCTGCCCCCATTCCCAGAACCTGTTCCCCTCCTGAATGCCAAACTGGCTGAAGTGAGCCCAGAGCACTGCTGTCTCTCTTGTCCCTGAGCCCCTCACAAACAGTGGTGGTGCTGCTCTGGACCACACGAGGTGAGGCTCTAGTCAGGGCAGATCGGctgaggaggaggtgatgcttTCCCTGCCCTTGTTCTCAGCCTGTTAGGAAGCAGTTGCATGTCTTTTTGTAAACTGCCTGAGTGGGGTAGAGCTGGAGGCAGGCCACCCTGTGGTGCAGGGACAAAGTCCAGGAGCATGCTGGTCCTCAAGCTTCCCATGTGGCAAAGCCTCCAGGGATATTTTGTCTCCGAGTCATGGGCCATCCCCAGTGCGCAGCTGTTGGGTGTTTCCAGCAGTCTCTAGAAAGGAGAGCAGTGATGCTGACCTAGGCTATCTTGCAGGATCCTCCAGGGAGAGCTGAGACGTTTGAAATGGCAGCATGATGAGGCGGTGGAGTCTCCAACCTTGGCTACAGGCTCCCCCGAATCGGTGCAAGATCCACGTAATGATGAGCTCCTGGCAGAAGCGCGAATCCTCCGGCAGCACAAGAGCCGCCTGGAGACCCGCATGCAGATCCTGGAGGACCACAACAAGCAGCTGGAGTCCCAGCTGCACCGGCTGAGGGAGCTTCTGCTGCAGGTACTCTCAGGGCAAGGATCTGGGGAAGCCCATCCTTGGGATGGTCTTTGCCATATCAGAGCTGGGGCAGTGGCAGAAAGGGATGGTCAGAGGGGGGGAGGACAAGGAGATCATGACaatccccttctctctccagccTCCAGCAGAGTCAGATGGCAATGGTTCAGCAGCATCTTCCTTGGTTTCATCTCCGCATCAGTCTGAAGGCAGtcaggcaaaggagaaagagcaaaacaccCCTGACACGGAAGCTGCAGGTGGGGATGGAGGTTGGGCTGAGCTCTTGGCATGGCTCCCTTGGTTCAATGCTGCAGGAAGCTGCCTGCACACTGCCATCCTGCAGAGATGCTGGCTGGCAAAGCGGATGCCCAGAGAGCCTGCTcaccctcccctgccctctttCCTGCTGCAGATGAGGTGGAAGCCAAAACCCAGGAAGTCAGCGTGTGCCTGGAAGACATCATGGAGAAGCTGCGAAGCGCCTTCCCCAACTCTCGAGGTACTCGAGTGAAATCCCCCTCTCTGGCCTCTTACTGCTCCCTCAGATGAGGTTTTCCCCACGGACCCCTGCCCCGATCCCAGCTTCCCTGCACCTACAGCCAAGAGCTATGCTGCCGCGGTGTTGCTGGGACTAGTGTGTGGCCTGGGCACAGAGAGGATGAGAAGGAGGTTTCACACCTGCAAGGAGAGCCGATCAGAGCTGCCAAGAGTACGGACCAACTCGATCCCCTCAGATGAGCTGCAaggcagcctcctgccctgctcgGGACCCCGTACCCTGCGGGGCTCCCAACTGCGAAGATGGACAGACCTGCCAGCATTGAGTTCGCAGCGATCACCTTGAGCCACCTCCTCACTTCGTCCCTGTCCAGATCCTTCTCCAGGAGAGGTCAAGACCCCAGTTACCTGGCAAGACAGAAGCAATGGTGCAAGCTCTCCTAGCTGCTCACAGACAGCTCTTCCCACCAGGGATGGGGACTGGGGGATGCGTATGTGGATGGCGCTCTGCTCGCCCAGTGGGTTTTGGTGTTGGTCTTTCTGCTGTCCCTCTGTGCTCCAGCCTGGGAGCAGCACTCAGTCCCTCGCCCAGGCTGCCCATGCATGTGCCAGGGGGAGACATTGCTTGGTGCCAGCACTAACACAACGTGGGGGAGAGCTTCCCTCTCTGCCCATGCAGACCCTTGCCCACTCTCTGCCATCCCTGAACAGGatcctcctggctctgcagcagccctgtTCTAACCAGGTGGCTCCAGGTCCTATTTTCCTGACctctccatttctctttcaggtATGACCTCCCTTATCTAACACCTCCTGTGAGCCAGACGCTTTTCCTAACCAGCTACCTGGCTGCTT from the Gymnogyps californianus isolate 813 chromosome 9, ASM1813914v2, whole genome shotgun sequence genome contains:
- the DRP2 gene encoding dystrophin-related protein 2 isoform X2, encoding MQPLVMQEWPYVLPRCPEWHVTDQAQHSSTVHLLSQVEALQDGAGPSCVNPRAPSSATGPQAPLEMNLCWNEIKKKSHSLRARLEAFSDHSGKLQVPLQEIIDWLGQKDEELSAQLPLRGDVLLVQQEKETHAAFMEEVKSRGPYIYSVLESAQAFLSQHPFEELEEPTSESKDGSPRHRIQNISRFVWKQANVASELWEKLTARCVDQHRHIERTLEQLLEIKGAMEELSTTLDQAESVRKTWEPIGDLFIDSLPEHIQSTKLFKEELSPMKDGVKMVNDLAHQLAISDVHLSMENSRTLEQINTRWKQLQASINERLKQLQDAHRDFGPGSQHFLSSSVQVPWERAISPNKVPYYINHQAQTTCWDHPKMTELYQTLADLNNIKFSAYRTAMKLRRVQKALRLDMVTLATALEIFNEHDLQPSDRAMDVVEVIHCLTALYERLEEERGILVNVPLCVDMSLNWLLNVFDSGRSGKMRALSFKTGIACLCGTEVKEKFQYLFSQVANAGGLCDQRHLGVLLYEAIQVPRQLGEVAAFGGSNVEPSIRSCFRFSNGKPAIEASQFLEWANLEPQSMVWLAVLHRVTMAEQVKHQTKCSVCRQCPIKGFRYRSLKQFNVDICQTCFLTGRASKGNKLHYPIMEYYTPTTSSENMRDFATTLKNKFRSKQYFSKHPQRGYLPVQSVLEADFSETPASSPMLPHADTHSRIEHFASRLAEMESQNCSFFNDSLSPDDSLDEDQYLLRHSSPITDREPGVSQQVPGSLNMDDKGELERILAHLEDENRILQGELRRLKWQHDEAVESPTLATGSPESVQDPRNDELLAEARILRQHKSRLETRMQILEDHNKQLESQLHRLRELLLQPPAESDGNGSAASSLVSSPHQSEGSQAKEKEQNTPDTEAADEVEAKTQEVSVCLEDIMEKLRSAFPNSRGMTSLI
- the DRP2 gene encoding dystrophin-related protein 2 isoform X1, which encodes MQPLVMQEWPYVLPRCPEWHVTDQAQHSSTVHLLSQVEALQDGAGPSCVNPRAPSSATGPQAPLEMNLCWNEIKKKSHSLRARLEAFSDHSGKLQVPLQEIIDWLGQKDEELSAQLPLRGDVLLVQQEKETHAAFMEEVKSRGPYIYSVLESAQAFLSQHPFEELEEPTSESKDGSPRHRIQNISRFVWKQANVASELWEKLTARCVDQHRHIERTLEQLLEIKGAMEELSTTLDQAESVRKTWEPIGDLFIDSLPEHIQSTKLFKEELSPMKDGVKMVNDLAHQLAISDVHLSMENSRTLEQINTRWKQLQASINERLKQLQDAHRDFGPGSQHFLSSSVQVPWERAISPNKVPYYINHQAQTTCWDHPKMTELYQTLADLNNIKFSAYRTAMKLRRVQKALRLDMVTLATALEIFNEHDLQPSDRAMDVVEVIHCLTALYERLEEERGILVNVPLCVDMSLNWLLNVFDSGRSGKMRALSFKTGIACLCGTEVKEKFQYLFSQVANAGGLCDQRHLGVLLYEAIQVPRQLGEVAAFGGSNVEPSIRSCFRFSNGKPAIEASQFLEWANLEPQSMVWLAVLHRVTMAEQVKHQTKCSVCRQCPIKGFRYRSLKQFNVDICQTCFLTGRASKGNKLHYPIMEYYTPTTSSENMRDFATTLKNKFRSKQYFSKHPQRGYLPVQSVLEADFSETPASSPMLPHADTHSRIEHFASRLAEMESQNCSFFNDSLSPDDSLDEDQYLLRHSSPITDREPGVSQQVPGSLNMDDKGELERILAHLEDENRILQGELRRLKWQHDEAVESPTLATGSPESVQDPRNDELLAEARILRQHKSRLETRMQILEDHNKQLESQLHRLRELLLQPPAESDGNGSAASSLVSSPHQSEGSQAKEKEQNTPDTEAADEVEAKTQEVSVCLEDIMEKLRSAFPNSRGTRVKSPSLASYCSLR